A part of Betaproteobacteria bacterium genomic DNA contains:
- the phaC gene encoding class I poly(R)-hydroxyalkanoic acid synthase, whose translation MSTETRASGDPASAGDGATAAATVAARGAALGAAEARFCADWLQGASAAPEFAALFRSLIAGLSRDPERMQALQQRHYAERLALWRHFAAPGLAGPELPEPDPDPRFRAREWREIAWFDYLRRSYGLTTRWLRDLIALADVDASTRRRLEFYAQQFADAASPSNFAATNPEALQLAFATSGESLARGLANLLQDAAKGRVSMSDESAFEVGRNVAVTPGAVVYRNELIELLQYRPLTAQVHRRALLIVPPCINKYYILDLRPENSFVRYAVENGLTVFMLSWRDVAASCAHLAWDDYIQDGVVRAIAVVRSISGEARLNALGFCVGGTLLAAALAVLRRKRRRPAASLTLLASLLDFADPGDIGVYIDEAYVCARERELGTGGIFPGSRLASAFASLRANDLVWRYVVDNYLKGRTPAPFDLLYWNSDSANLPGPMYAYYLRHMYLENALRSPNALSMCGVPVDLGRIDLPTYVLAAEADHIVPWRSAYASARLLGDEVTFVLGGSGHIAGVVNPPQPPRRNYRTGAFGADDPERWLSASQAHPGSWWPHWAAWVKARSGALAAAPRQPGNARHAEIEAAPGRYVRASAERTASA comes from the coding sequence ATGTCCACTGAAACGCGAGCTTCCGGCGACCCGGCATCCGCAGGCGATGGCGCAACCGCCGCGGCAACCGTTGCGGCAAGAGGCGCCGCCCTGGGCGCGGCTGAGGCACGCTTCTGCGCCGATTGGCTGCAGGGCGCTAGCGCCGCACCCGAATTCGCCGCGCTGTTTCGCTCGCTCATTGCTGGGCTCAGCCGCGATCCCGAGCGCATGCAGGCGCTGCAGCAGCGCCACTACGCCGAGCGGCTCGCGTTGTGGCGCCATTTCGCCGCGCCCGGCCTGGCCGGCCCGGAGCTGCCCGAACCCGACCCCGATCCGCGTTTCCGCGCGCGCGAGTGGCGCGAGATCGCCTGGTTCGATTATCTGCGCCGGTCCTACGGCCTCACGACCCGCTGGCTGCGCGACCTGATCGCACTCGCCGACGTCGACGCTTCCACCCGCCGCAGGCTCGAGTTCTACGCGCAACAGTTCGCCGATGCGGCTTCGCCCTCGAACTTCGCCGCGACCAATCCGGAGGCGCTGCAGCTCGCATTCGCCACCAGCGGAGAAAGCCTGGCCCGGGGACTCGCGAACCTGCTACAGGACGCCGCCAAGGGGCGCGTGTCGATGAGCGACGAAAGTGCCTTCGAGGTCGGACGCAATGTCGCGGTGACGCCCGGTGCGGTGGTCTATCGCAACGAGTTGATCGAGCTGCTGCAATACCGGCCGCTCACTGCCCAGGTGCACCGGCGCGCGCTTCTGATCGTGCCGCCCTGCATCAACAAGTACTACATTCTCGACCTGCGCCCGGAAAACTCGTTCGTGCGCTACGCGGTGGAAAACGGGCTCACCGTTTTCATGCTGTCATGGCGCGACGTAGCGGCATCGTGCGCGCATCTCGCCTGGGACGATTACATCCAAGACGGCGTGGTGCGCGCGATCGCAGTGGTCCGGAGCATCAGCGGCGAAGCGCGCTTGAATGCGCTGGGCTTCTGTGTCGGCGGCACGCTGCTTGCTGCCGCGCTCGCCGTCCTGCGCCGCAAACGCCGGCGCCCGGCCGCCTCGCTCACCTTGCTTGCGAGCCTGCTCGACTTTGCCGATCCCGGGGACATCGGCGTCTACATCGACGAGGCCTACGTGTGCGCGCGGGAGCGCGAGCTCGGGACCGGGGGCATTTTCCCCGGCAGCCGCCTGGCCAGCGCATTTGCGAGCCTGCGCGCCAACGATCTCGTCTGGCGCTACGTCGTGGACAACTACCTCAAGGGCCGCACGCCGGCGCCGTTCGATCTGCTGTACTGGAACAGCGACAGCGCCAACCTGCCGGGCCCCATGTACGCGTACTACCTGCGGCACATGTATCTGGAGAATGCGCTGCGCAGCCCAAACGCGCTCAGCATGTGCGGCGTGCCGGTCGACCTCGGCCGCATCGACCTTCCGACTTATGTGCTCGCGGCCGAAGCCGATCACATCGTGCCCTGGCGCAGCGCCTATGCGAGCGCGCGCCTGCTCGGCGACGAGGTCACCTTCGTCCTCGGCGGCAGCGGCCATATCGCCGGGGTCGTGAATCCGCCGCAACCGCCGCGGCGCAATTACCGCACAGGCGCGTTCGGAGCCGACGATCCCGAACGCTGGTTGAGCGCTTCCCAGGCGCACCCCGGCAGCTGGTGGCCGCACTGGGCTGCGTGGGTGAAGGCGCGTTCGGGTGCGCTCGCCGCTGCGCCACGCCAACCGGGAAACGCGCGTCATGCCGAGATCGAAGCGGCGCCGGGCCGCTATGTGCGCGCATCGGCCGAGCGCACGGCAAGCGCCTGA
- the phaR gene encoding polyhydroxyalkanoate synthesis repressor PhaR, with amino-acid sequence MSEQRIIKKYPNRRLYDTATSSYITLADVKKLVVENVDFKVVDAKSGEDLTRPILLQIILEEEACGAPMFSSDMLSQIIRFYGNAMQGMMGAFLEKNIQTFMQIQQRLQEQSRNAMLNPEAWTDFVKMQGPTIQGLMTNYLEQSASAFLQMQQQLQQQTRDVFSRMPFGAYPGNPFSTAANSPDKPKNDDDSK; translated from the coding sequence ATGAGCGAACAGCGCATCATCAAGAAGTATCCCAACCGGCGCCTCTACGATACCGCGACCAGCAGCTACATCACGCTCGCGGACGTGAAGAAGCTGGTCGTGGAGAACGTCGACTTCAAGGTCGTCGACGCCAAGTCGGGCGAGGACCTGACCCGGCCGATCCTGCTGCAGATCATCCTCGAGGAAGAGGCGTGCGGGGCGCCGATGTTCTCTTCCGACATGCTGTCGCAGATCATCCGTTTCTATGGCAACGCCATGCAGGGCATGATGGGCGCCTTCCTGGAGAAGAACATCCAGACCTTCATGCAGATCCAGCAGCGGCTGCAGGAGCAGTCGCGCAACGCGATGCTCAACCCCGAAGCCTGGACCGACTTCGTGAAGATGCAGGGGCCCACGATCCAGGGCCTCATGACCAACTATCTGGAGCAGAGCGCGAGCGCCTTTCTGCAGATGCAGCAGCAGCTGCAGCAACAAACGCGCGATGTGTTCTCCCGCATGCCGTTCGGAGCCTACCCCGGCAATCCTTTCTCCACCGCCGCCAACAGCCCGGACAAGCCCAAGAACGACGACGATTCCAAGTAG
- the rimO gene encoding 30S ribosomal protein S12 methylthiotransferase RimO — protein MTVAAPRVGFVSLGCPKATSDSERILTQLRAEGYAVSPTYQDSDVVIVNTCGFIDAAVEESLQAIGEALQENGKVIVTGCLGARAEVVRSAHPSVLAVTGPHALEAVMSAVHAELPRPHDPYTDLVPPQGIRLTPRHYAYLKIAEGCNHKCTFCIIPSMRGGLVSRPLGEVMREAENLVRAGVKELLVISQDTSAYGVDVRYRTGFWDGRPLKTRMTELAGALGSLGAWVRLHYVYPYPHVDEVIPLMAQGKVLPYLDVPFQHASRRILRLMKRPADAENTLERIRRWREICPALTLRSTFIVGFPGETEQEFEELLAFLREAQLDRVGCFAYSPVDGAAANALPDPVPEAVKEERRSRFMRVQAQISAQRLKAKVGSTFSVLVDAIEGGRVIARSHADAPEIDGTVIVSGARNARVGDLLEVRITRAGPHDLWARAAY, from the coding sequence ATGACCGTCGCTGCCCCGCGCGTGGGTTTCGTCTCGCTCGGTTGCCCGAAGGCCACTTCGGATTCCGAGCGCATCCTCACGCAGCTGCGTGCCGAGGGCTACGCCGTCTCGCCCACGTATCAGGACTCGGATGTCGTGATCGTGAACACCTGCGGCTTCATCGACGCCGCGGTCGAGGAATCGCTGCAGGCGATCGGCGAAGCCCTGCAGGAGAACGGCAAGGTGATCGTCACCGGCTGCCTCGGGGCGAGAGCCGAGGTCGTGCGCAGCGCCCATCCCTCGGTGCTGGCGGTGACCGGCCCGCACGCGCTCGAAGCGGTGATGAGCGCGGTGCACGCCGAGCTGCCGCGGCCGCACGATCCGTACACCGACCTCGTGCCGCCGCAGGGCATCCGCCTCACGCCGCGCCACTACGCCTATCTCAAGATCGCGGAAGGCTGCAATCACAAGTGCACCTTCTGCATCATCCCCTCGATGCGCGGCGGGCTCGTCAGCCGCCCGCTCGGCGAAGTGATGCGCGAGGCCGAAAACCTGGTTCGGGCCGGTGTGAAGGAACTGCTGGTCATCTCGCAGGACACGAGCGCCTACGGGGTCGATGTGCGCTATCGAACCGGGTTCTGGGACGGGCGTCCGTTGAAGACGCGCATGACCGAGCTCGCTGGCGCGCTGGGATCGCTCGGCGCATGGGTGCGGCTGCACTATGTCTATCCCTACCCGCACGTCGACGAAGTGATTCCGCTCATGGCGCAGGGTAAGGTCCTGCCCTATCTGGATGTGCCTTTCCAGCATGCGAGCCGGCGCATCTTGCGGCTCATGAAGCGCCCGGCCGATGCCGAGAACACGCTGGAACGAATCCGCCGCTGGCGCGAGATCTGTCCGGCGCTCACGCTGCGCAGCACGTTCATCGTCGGCTTTCCCGGCGAAACCGAGCAGGAGTTCGAGGAGCTGCTGGCGTTCCTGCGCGAGGCGCAGCTCGATCGGGTCGGCTGCTTCGCCTATTCGCCGGTCGACGGCGCAGCGGCCAACGCGCTGCCCGATCCGGTGCCGGAAGCCGTGAAGGAAGAACGCCGCAGCCGTTTCATGCGCGTGCAGGCGCAGATCAGCGCGCAGCGCCTGAAGGCCAAGGTGGGTAGCACGTTCAGCGTGCTGGTCGATGCGATCGAGGGCGGCCGAGTTATCGCCCGCAGCCATGCCGACGCCCCGGAGATCGACGGCACCGTGATCGTTTCGGGGGCGCGCAATGCCCGCGTCGGCGACTTACTCGAGGTTCGGATCACCCGCGCCGGCCCGCACGATCTTTGGGCACGCGCCGCTTATTGA
- a CDS encoding response regulator: MKNFLTFMDGPLQGTILQAEYAPELVALSYVVAAFAAYTALDFTARVHQSSRLRGSALAWLAGGATAMGSGIWGMHFIGMLAWRLPLPVAYDVSITLASLAVAIVLSGFALSLVSRKALPTARLLGGGILMGLGVVTMHYTGMAAIHMEAMLAYSRGWFTLSVLNAIVCSTVALWLVFRIGAATTSLRNDALKVAAALFMGFAIAGMHYTAMYAGVCTSAQPVGDAIAPIDPGLQRLVVIGVALLIGSVVAAVWVQNRVVSSRQRASERRLALIMDNVPAMIAYVDAAERYGFVNKAFAQWVGCEQDDIIGRKTGEVRQNAGHADIGPDPEHGLHGLAPIELLRLRKGKRIRYERHAAGAGGQDRYADIELLPELDDAGIFKGYYLLATEVTHRKAAEEDLRAAKDAAENADRTKSRFLASMSHEIRTPMNGVLGMAELLLGTHLDERQRRFADAIHRSGNALLGIINDILDFSKIEAGRLELDRAEFDLHELCGEVIALLAEAAQAKKVRLVCDFDPALPHAFVGDPLRIRQILTNLVGNAAKFTERGSVTVEVRPAPPEMLRTPPEEGECGIYVSVRDTGIGMDDETIQRLFTAFTQADASMTRRFGGTGLGLAISKQLAEMMGGAIGAQSRPGEGSTFWFTLCLGAAAAGANRPLRDAQLAGLRALIVEDNPTNRSILEHQLSVMGMRLDATHNGERALELLRTAAASGSAYDLALVDRRMPRMDGVRLVEEIRREPALSGLKTVMLSSPDCAGEITEARAAGVDAYLVKPVSFPQLARTVRGVFGMADNPAPELQARPQTIFRGVCVLLAEDNFVNREIGVAMLEALGCAADCAGNGREAVAEAAARYYDLVLMDCQMPELDGFAATSAIREREAAGELPAADGQPAPRRLPIVALTANAMRGDRERCLQAGMDDYLAKPFSQDQLRELLERWVQPRDDEGTSTDAAHRGEVAVEGPVLDPAALDAIRELQRPGQPQLVARIVGAYHEESPRLLSELKRAAQAQDSDALARAAHSLRSSSANLGASRLAVLCKQLESSARDERLAGAEGLLEALENEYRKVSAALREAA, encoded by the coding sequence GTGAAGAATTTCCTGACTTTCATGGATGGGCCGCTGCAGGGCACCATTCTGCAAGCCGAATACGCTCCGGAGCTGGTCGCCCTGTCGTATGTCGTGGCTGCATTTGCCGCGTATACCGCGCTGGACTTCACGGCCCGTGTACATCAGAGCAGCCGGCTGCGGGGCAGTGCGCTCGCCTGGCTGGCCGGGGGCGCGACCGCGATGGGGTCCGGCATCTGGGGCATGCATTTCATCGGCATGCTGGCGTGGCGGCTGCCGCTGCCCGTGGCCTACGACGTCTCGATCACCCTGGCCTCGCTGGCGGTCGCGATCGTGCTGTCCGGGTTCGCTCTGAGCCTGGTGAGCCGAAAAGCCCTGCCGACCGCGCGCCTGCTCGGTGGCGGCATCTTGATGGGCCTGGGCGTGGTGACGATGCACTACACCGGAATGGCCGCCATCCATATGGAGGCGATGCTCGCCTACAGCCGGGGCTGGTTCACGCTTTCGGTCCTGAATGCGATCGTGTGCTCCACGGTCGCGCTATGGCTGGTATTCCGGATCGGGGCTGCCACCACGTCCTTGCGCAATGACGCATTGAAGGTCGCCGCGGCCCTGTTCATGGGGTTTGCGATCGCAGGCATGCACTACACGGCGATGTACGCCGGCGTATGTACCTCTGCGCAGCCCGTCGGCGATGCCATCGCACCGATCGATCCGGGCCTGCAGCGCCTGGTGGTCATCGGGGTCGCACTGCTGATCGGCAGCGTCGTGGCTGCGGTCTGGGTGCAGAACCGGGTGGTCAGCTCCCGCCAGCGGGCGAGCGAGCGGCGCCTGGCGCTCATCATGGACAACGTCCCGGCGATGATCGCCTATGTCGACGCGGCAGAGCGCTACGGCTTCGTCAACAAGGCGTTCGCGCAATGGGTCGGCTGCGAGCAGGACGACATCATCGGGCGCAAGACGGGCGAAGTGCGGCAAAACGCCGGACACGCCGATATCGGTCCGGACCCGGAGCATGGCCTGCACGGGCTTGCACCGATCGAGCTGCTGCGGCTGCGCAAAGGCAAGCGGATTCGCTACGAGCGCCATGCCGCGGGTGCCGGCGGACAGGATCGCTATGCGGATATCGAGCTGCTGCCCGAGCTCGACGACGCCGGTATCTTCAAGGGCTATTACCTGCTCGCGACCGAGGTGACGCATCGCAAGGCAGCCGAGGAAGACCTGCGAGCGGCCAAGGACGCGGCCGAAAACGCGGACAGGACCAAGTCGCGTTTCCTCGCCTCGATGAGCCACGAGATTCGCACGCCGATGAACGGGGTGCTCGGGATGGCCGAGCTTCTGCTCGGCACGCATCTGGACGAACGCCAGCGCCGGTTCGCGGATGCCATCCATCGCTCCGGCAATGCGCTCCTCGGCATCATCAACGACATCCTGGATTTTTCCAAGATCGAGGCCGGCCGGCTCGAGCTCGATCGCGCCGAGTTCGATCTGCACGAGCTTTGCGGCGAGGTGATCGCGCTGCTGGCGGAGGCAGCGCAGGCGAAAAAGGTTCGGCTCGTGTGCGACTTCGATCCGGCGCTGCCGCATGCCTTCGTCGGCGATCCGTTACGCATCCGTCAGATCCTGACCAACCTCGTCGGCAACGCCGCCAAGTTCACCGAGCGCGGCTCGGTCACGGTCGAGGTGCGGCCCGCGCCGCCGGAAATGCTGCGCACGCCCCCCGAGGAGGGCGAATGCGGTATCTACGTCAGCGTGCGCGATACCGGCATCGGCATGGACGACGAAACGATCCAGAGACTGTTCACCGCGTTCACCCAGGCCGACGCCTCGATGACGCGTCGCTTCGGCGGCACCGGGCTCGGCCTGGCGATCAGCAAGCAGCTCGCCGAGATGATGGGAGGCGCGATCGGAGCGCAGAGCCGGCCGGGCGAAGGCTCCACGTTCTGGTTCACGCTGTGTTTGGGCGCAGCCGCGGCGGGCGCGAATCGACCGTTGCGCGATGCGCAACTCGCCGGCCTGCGAGCGCTGATCGTCGAGGACAACCCGACCAACCGCTCGATCCTCGAACATCAGCTGAGCGTCATGGGAATGCGGCTCGATGCCACGCACAACGGCGAGCGCGCGCTCGAGCTGTTGCGCACGGCGGCTGCGTCCGGCTCGGCATACGACCTGGCGCTGGTCGACCGCAGGATGCCGCGGATGGACGGTGTGCGGCTGGTCGAGGAGATCCGCCGCGAACCCGCCCTGAGCGGCCTCAAGACCGTCATGCTGAGCTCGCCGGATTGCGCCGGCGAGATCACCGAGGCACGCGCCGCCGGCGTCGACGCCTATCTGGTGAAGCCGGTTTCGTTTCCGCAACTGGCCCGCACCGTTCGAGGCGTTTTCGGCATGGCGGACAACCCTGCGCCCGAATTGCAAGCACGCCCGCAAACCATCTTTCGCGGCGTTTGCGTGCTGCTGGCGGAGGACAATTTCGTCAATCGCGAGATCGGCGTCGCCATGCTCGAAGCGCTCGGCTGCGCGGCCGATTGTGCGGGCAACGGGCGCGAAGCGGTTGCGGAGGCAGCCGCGCGCTATTACGACCTGGTGCTGATGGACTGCCAGATGCCGGAGCTGGACGGTTTCGCCGCCACTAGCGCGATCCGCGAGCGCGAAGCGGCGGGCGAGTTGCCGGCCGCCGATGGCCAACCTGCGCCGCGGCGGCTGCCGATCGTGGCGCTCACCGCCAATGCGATGCGAGGCGATCGCGAGCGCTGCCTGCAAGCGGGCATGGACGACTATCTCGCCAAGCCGTTCAGCCAGGACCAGCTGCGCGAGCTGCTCGAACGCTGGGTGCAGCCGCGCGACGACGAGGGAACCAGCACCGACGCCGCCCACCGGGGCGAGGTCGCGGTCGAAGGGCCGGTGCTCGATCCGGCCGCGCTGGATGCGATTCGCGAGCTGCAGCGGCCGGGTCAGCCGCAGCTGGTCGCGCGCATCGTCGGCGCCTATCACGAGGAATCGCCCCGGCTGCTATCCGAGCTCAAGCGTGCGGCGCAGGCGCAGGACAGCGACGCGCTGGCACGCGCGGCGCACAGCCTGCGTTCCTCCAGCGCGAATCTGGGTGCGTCGCGTCTCGCCGTGCTGTGCAAGCAGCTCGAATCGAGCGCCCGCGATGAGCGGCTGGCCGGCGCCGAGGGCCTGCTCGAAGCGCTCGAGAACGAATACCGAAAAGTATCGGCGGCGCTGCGCGAAGCGGCCTGA
- a CDS encoding ATP-dependent DNA helicase codes for MSDPIDHVFLSDGALARAVAGYRPREGQIAFAHAVDEAMRNYGVLVAEAGTGTGKTFAYLVPALLSGAKVIISTGTKTLQDQLYHRDIPMVRAALNVPVTVALLKGRANYVCRHHLDRARSEGRFASRDGVRHLHAIAAFALRSRSGDKSELAEVPEDASAWSHATSTRENCLGSDCPQYKECFVMEARKRALEADIVVVNHHLFFADLVLRDEGAGELLPASHAVILDEAHQLPETASLFFGESVSTAQLLELARDARAAALTHARDFAPLLPATQALEKSARDLRLECGEAPGRVPARAIAQRSTFATALDAAQKALETLTDLLAAQAERSADIDHCRSRAASLSERLQRWREGDSAEQVRWLEVFAQSAALNATPLSIASIFRRQVEGGARAWIFTSATLSVGSDFNHFCGRLGLDACTTACWPSPFDFEQQALLYLPRNLPEPNTPHYTAAVVEALVPLIRAAGGRTFCLFTSLRAMREARRLLGEAFAREGLDFPLLAQGEGSRSELLERFRSLGNAVLVGSHSFWEGVDVRGQALSLVAIDRIPFAPPDDPVLAARIERLEREGGSGFLDYQLPEAALTLKQGVGRLIRDASDRGVMTLCDPRLLTRGYGRRILASLPPMRRTREGAEAAEFLLALHAVPASVR; via the coding sequence TTGTCCGATCCCATCGACCACGTCTTCCTTTCCGACGGAGCGCTTGCGCGCGCCGTTGCCGGCTACCGCCCGCGCGAGGGCCAGATCGCGTTCGCGCACGCGGTCGACGAGGCCATGCGCAACTACGGTGTCCTGGTGGCCGAAGCGGGCACGGGGACCGGCAAGACGTTCGCATACCTGGTTCCCGCGCTGCTCTCCGGGGCGAAGGTGATCATCTCCACCGGCACCAAGACGCTGCAGGATCAGCTCTACCACCGCGACATCCCGATGGTGCGCGCGGCGCTGAACGTGCCCGTTACCGTGGCGCTTCTGAAGGGCCGCGCCAACTACGTGTGCCGCCATCATCTCGACCGGGCTCGCAGCGAAGGCCGCTTCGCGAGCCGCGACGGCGTGCGTCATTTGCACGCGATCGCCGCATTCGCGCTGCGCTCGCGCAGCGGCGATAAGAGCGAGCTGGCCGAAGTCCCCGAAGACGCTTCCGCGTGGTCGCACGCAACCTCCACCCGGGAGAACTGCCTCGGCTCGGACTGTCCGCAATACAAGGAGTGCTTCGTGATGGAAGCACGCAAGCGGGCGCTGGAGGCCGACATCGTGGTGGTGAACCATCATCTGTTCTTCGCCGACCTGGTGCTGCGCGACGAAGGGGCGGGCGAGCTGTTGCCCGCGAGTCACGCCGTGATCCTGGACGAGGCGCACCAGCTGCCGGAGACCGCGAGCCTGTTTTTCGGCGAGAGCGTTTCGACCGCGCAATTGCTGGAGCTCGCGCGCGATGCCCGGGCGGCAGCGCTCACGCACGCCCGCGACTTCGCGCCGCTGCTACCCGCGACTCAGGCGCTGGAGAAGTCGGCGCGCGATTTGCGGCTCGAGTGTGGCGAGGCGCCGGGGCGCGTTCCGGCGCGAGCGATCGCGCAGCGCAGCACGTTCGCAACCGCGCTCGACGCGGCGCAGAAGGCGCTCGAGACGCTCACCGACCTGCTCGCGGCCCAGGCCGAGCGCTCGGCCGATATCGATCATTGCCGCAGCCGTGCGGCTTCGCTATCGGAGCGGCTGCAGCGCTGGCGCGAGGGCGACAGCGCCGAACAGGTGCGCTGGCTCGAGGTCTTCGCCCAGTCGGCGGCGCTGAATGCAACCCCACTTTCGATTGCCTCGATCTTCCGCCGTCAGGTCGAAGGCGGCGCGCGCGCATGGATCTTCACTTCGGCCACGCTTTCGGTCGGGAGCGACTTCAATCATTTCTGCGGCCGCCTGGGGCTCGACGCATGCACCACCGCGTGCTGGCCGAGCCCGTTCGATTTCGAGCAGCAGGCACTGCTTTATCTGCCGCGCAACCTGCCCGAGCCCAATACGCCGCACTACACGGCCGCGGTGGTCGAGGCGCTCGTGCCCCTCATCCGGGCCGCCGGGGGACGCACGTTCTGTCTGTTCACCTCACTGCGGGCGATGCGCGAGGCGCGGCGGCTCCTCGGGGAAGCGTTTGCCCGCGAGGGTCTGGATTTTCCGCTCCTGGCCCAGGGCGAGGGTTCGCGCAGCGAGCTGCTGGAGCGCTTTCGCAGCCTCGGCAATGCCGTACTGGTCGGCAGCCACTCGTTCTGGGAAGGCGTGGACGTGCGCGGGCAGGCGTTGTCCCTGGTTGCGATCGACCGCATTCCGTTCGCGCCGCCCGACGACCCGGTGCTCGCCGCGCGCATCGAGCGGCTCGAGCGTGAAGGCGGCAGTGGCTTTCTGGACTACCAGTTGCCGGAAGCGGCGCTGACGCTCAAGCAAGGGGTGGGACGCCTCATTCGCGACGCATCGGATCGCGGCGTGATGACGCTGTGCGATCCGCGCCTGCTCACCCGCGGCTACGGGCGGCGCATTCTCGCCAGCCTGCCGCCGATGCGCCGCACGCGCGAGGGTGCCGAAGCGGCCGAGTTCCTGCTCGCGCTGCACGCCGTGCCGGCTTCGGTTCGATGA
- a CDS encoding alkaline phosphatase codes for MTSERAPSALRRRLLAAAWSLAAAGVLAPSSARPARAARFEKCPFTLGVASGCPRPNGIVLWTRLAPDPLHAGGMSAEAVDVHWELARDEGFRDIVRRGTERATPETAHSVHIELRDLNPDRFYWYRFAAADAVSPVGRTRTAPAATAAVQRMRFAFASCQQFEQGYYGAYRHMAAEDLDLVVFLGDYIYESSWGRNHVRMHSGPEATTLIGYRNRHAQYKTDPDLRAMHAQAPWLFTWDDHEVSNDYADTQGQYLQADFVERRAAAYRAYYEHMPLERAMLPRGPAMRLYERFAWGRLASFHMLDDRQYRHIQVCPNPNRGGGSSVVDDIACPERNDPERSLLGPAQEKWLRDGLDASPARWNILGQQSFMAQLDRTPGPGVTHWTDSWDGYPDARKRLLDFVAERKPGNVLVIGGDVHSHWVCDLKQDFARPEAPTVATEFCGTSISSQAWAQARNAALLPDNPHVRFVSSERRGYVVMDVTAQFCQVRLRGIENEKLQDTGIATQASFVVEDGRPGAQRE; via the coding sequence ATGACTTCCGAACGTGCACCCTCGGCCTTGCGCCGCCGCCTGCTCGCGGCCGCCTGGTCGCTGGCCGCGGCCGGCGTGCTTGCACCCTCGAGCGCACGCCCGGCCCGGGCGGCGCGGTTCGAAAAATGCCCTTTTACACTCGGCGTCGCTTCGGGCTGCCCTCGTCCGAACGGCATAGTCCTGTGGACGCGGCTCGCACCCGACCCGCTCCATGCCGGCGGCATGTCTGCGGAGGCCGTCGACGTGCACTGGGAGCTCGCCCGCGACGAAGGCTTCCGCGACATCGTCCGGCGTGGCACCGAGCGTGCCACGCCCGAGACCGCCCACAGCGTGCACATCGAACTGCGCGACCTGAACCCCGATCGGTTCTATTGGTACCGCTTCGCCGCGGCCGATGCCGTGAGCCCGGTCGGGCGCACGCGCACTGCGCCGGCGGCCACGGCGGCCGTGCAGCGCATGCGCTTCGCGTTCGCCTCCTGCCAGCAATTCGAGCAGGGCTACTACGGCGCTTATCGCCACATGGCAGCGGAAGACCTCGACCTGGTCGTATTCCTCGGCGACTACATCTACGAATCGAGCTGGGGCCGCAACCACGTGCGCATGCACTCCGGCCCGGAGGCCACCACGCTCATCGGTTATCGCAACCGGCACGCGCAGTACAAGACCGACCCCGATCTGCGCGCCATGCACGCGCAAGCGCCGTGGCTCTTCACCTGGGACGACCACGAGGTCTCCAATGACTACGCCGACACCCAGGGCCAGTACCTGCAGGCGGACTTCGTCGAGCGCCGCGCCGCGGCCTATCGGGCCTACTACGAGCACATGCCGCTCGAGCGCGCCATGCTGCCGCGCGGCCCCGCCATGCGGCTTTACGAGCGCTTCGCATGGGGCCGGCTCGCCAGCTTCCACATGCTCGACGACCGCCAATACCGGCACATCCAGGTCTGCCCCAACCCCAATCGCGGCGGTGGCTCCAGCGTGGTCGACGATATCGCCTGCCCGGAGCGCAATGACCCCGAGCGTTCGCTCCTCGGCCCGGCGCAGGAAAAGTGGCTGCGCGACGGGCTCGACGCCTCGCCGGCGCGCTGGAACATCCTCGGGCAGCAATCGTTCATGGCGCAGCTCGATCGCACCCCGGGCCCCGGGGTCACGCACTGGACCGACTCCTGGGACGGCTATCCGGACGCGCGCAAGCGCCTGCTCGACTTCGTCGCCGAGCGCAAGCCGGGCAACGTGCTGGTGATCGGCGGCGACGTGCACAGCCACTGGGTGTGCGATCTCAAGCAGGACTTCGCACGACCCGAGGCGCCCACGGTGGCGACCGAATTCTGCGGCACGTCGATCAGCTCGCAGGCCTGGGCCCAGGCGCGCAACGCCGCCCTGCTGCCCGACAATCCGCACGTCCGGTTCGTGAGCAGTGAGCGGCGCGGCTATGTGGTGATGGACGTCACGGCGCAGTTCTGCCAGGTGCGCCTGCGCGGGATCGAGAACGAGAAGCTGCAAGACACCGGCATTGCGACGCAGGCGAGCTTCGTGGTCGAGGACGGCCGGCCGGGCGCGCAGCGGGAATGA